One region of Rhodocaloribacter litoris genomic DNA includes:
- a CDS encoding TonB-dependent receptor, producing the protein MKSGTFMRSFPTLLWMGLVSLTATGAFAQTGKIAGRVTDATTGEPLPGVNVVIEGTTQGTATNIDGEYIIIGVRPGTYTVVASFIGYTTQRKTGVTVNLDLTTTVDFALPQEIIQGEEIVVTAEAVTVRKDVTSSEARVTSETIERLPVNELSQLLDVQAGVTMREGIHIRGGRSSEITYMVDGVPVTDSYDGSAAIQVENDGIQELQVISGTFNAEYGNAMSGVINVVTKEGRSDRFGGSAEVFTGSYLVSGEGGEAFLRGTDIERFTSAGVQYRDVDPYSYLPVDPAHFYNARLSLEGPIASDRATLFLLGRYFKNDGWLYGARLFNMDGTAGDSALVPLNTFEKTSVQGNLRLRLTNSLILNVIGLGSFSEGRDGGHFWRWAPDGRATTTDRGYDLKLKLTHLLSATAFYTLDVATFYRKVQRWTFEDPFDPRYNDFLISPPDSLELVPGSGDYVPVVTGANRFARGGTDLGRFERATRTYLLKGDLSTQLGSHHLVKTGFQVKVDDMRATGFGLIPATNEDGSRKEPFEPAIPPQDSPAFNSFEGASPITLSAYVQDKIELESFIVNAGLRFDYFDARSRIPADPSDPNIFNPLKLENRFHDLNGDGKITKDEERDDNRVSLEERQAYWWTSTSPKTQLSPRLGIAYPITEQGVVHFSYGIFFQIPSFVNLFDQFGYKVGGTTGTYGPFGNPDLEPQKTTMYELGFRQGLGDFVVDVTAYNRDIRNWVSTSVILQTARPGVNYTIFTNRDYANTRGVTLTFKRHFRDHYGFDINYTFQVVEGSNSNPADELIALRNNQEPSLQLLPLNWDQRHKVAGAIYYGRENWGGALRFRLESGFPYTPFFPEAALFGNDVPPEFPTNSRRMPWTFELDLNFQKTFDLGVVRPRLFVEVFNLLDTRNVQAVFADTGKPDVTVTQFQTGSFDPGYFVRPDFYREPRRIQAGIGFDF; encoded by the coding sequence ATGAAATCCGGCACCTTCATGCGCAGCTTCCCGACCCTGTTGTGGATGGGCCTCGTGAGCCTGACGGCCACCGGCGCCTTCGCCCAGACCGGCAAGATTGCCGGGCGCGTCACCGACGCCACCACCGGCGAGCCGTTGCCCGGGGTGAACGTGGTGATCGAGGGCACCACACAGGGCACGGCCACCAACATCGACGGCGAGTACATCATCATCGGGGTGCGGCCCGGTACCTACACCGTCGTGGCTTCCTTCATCGGCTATACCACCCAGCGCAAGACCGGCGTGACGGTCAACCTGGACCTGACCACAACGGTGGATTTTGCCCTGCCGCAGGAGATCATCCAGGGTGAGGAGATCGTCGTGACGGCCGAGGCGGTGACGGTGCGGAAGGATGTGACCAGCTCCGAGGCCCGCGTCACGAGTGAGACGATCGAGCGGTTGCCCGTCAACGAGCTGAGCCAGCTGCTCGACGTGCAGGCCGGCGTCACCATGCGCGAGGGCATCCACATCCGCGGCGGCCGTTCCAGCGAGATCACGTACATGGTCGATGGTGTGCCCGTAACCGACAGCTACGACGGCTCGGCCGCCATCCAGGTGGAGAACGACGGCATCCAGGAGCTGCAGGTCATCTCCGGCACCTTCAACGCCGAGTACGGCAACGCCATGTCCGGCGTCATCAACGTGGTGACGAAGGAAGGGCGCAGCGACCGTTTCGGCGGTTCGGCCGAGGTCTTCACGGGCAGTTACCTGGTCTCGGGCGAGGGCGGTGAGGCGTTCCTGCGCGGCACCGACATCGAACGGTTCACGTCGGCCGGTGTGCAGTACCGCGACGTCGATCCGTACTCCTACCTGCCCGTCGATCCGGCCCATTTCTACAACGCCCGTCTCTCGCTCGAAGGGCCGATCGCCTCGGACCGCGCCACGCTGTTCCTCCTCGGCCGCTACTTCAAAAACGACGGCTGGCTCTACGGGGCGCGCCTGTTCAACATGGACGGCACGGCCGGCGACTCGGCCCTCGTGCCGCTGAACACCTTCGAGAAGACGAGCGTGCAGGGGAACCTGCGCCTGCGCCTGACCAACAGCCTGATCCTCAACGTCATCGGCCTGGGTTCCTTCTCCGAGGGACGCGACGGGGGCCACTTCTGGCGCTGGGCGCCCGACGGCCGCGCCACCACCACCGACCGCGGCTACGATCTCAAGCTGAAGCTGACCCACCTGCTCAGCGCCACCGCCTTCTACACGCTCGACGTTGCCACCTTCTACCGCAAGGTGCAGCGCTGGACGTTCGAAGATCCCTTCGACCCGCGCTACAACGACTTCCTCATCAGCCCGCCCGACTCGCTGGAACTCGTCCCCGGCTCGGGCGACTACGTGCCGGTCGTCACCGGCGCCAACCGCTTTGCCCGGGGCGGCACCGACCTGGGGCGCTTCGAGCGCGCCACGCGCACCTACCTGCTCAAGGGCGACCTCTCCACCCAGCTCGGCAGCCACCACCTGGTCAAGACCGGCTTCCAGGTCAAAGTGGACGACATGCGGGCCACGGGCTTCGGCCTGATCCCCGCCACGAACGAGGACGGCAGCCGCAAAGAACCCTTCGAACCGGCCATCCCGCCACAGGATTCCCCCGCGTTCAACAGCTTCGAAGGCGCCAGCCCGATCACCCTCAGCGCCTACGTGCAGGACAAGATCGAACTGGAAAGCTTCATCGTGAACGCCGGCCTGCGCTTCGACTACTTCGATGCCCGCTCCCGCATCCCGGCCGACCCCTCCGACCCGAACATCTTCAACCCGCTCAAGCTGGAGAACCGGTTCCACGACCTCAACGGCGACGGCAAGATCACCAAGGACGAGGAGCGGGACGACAACCGCGTCAGCCTCGAAGAGCGACAGGCGTACTGGTGGACGAGCACCTCGCCCAAGACGCAGCTCTCGCCGCGCCTGGGCATCGCCTACCCGATCACCGAGCAGGGCGTGGTGCACTTCTCCTACGGCATCTTCTTCCAGATCCCTTCTTTCGTCAACCTGTTCGACCAGTTCGGCTACAAGGTCGGCGGCACGACGGGGACGTACGGGCCGTTCGGCAACCCGGACCTGGAGCCGCAGAAGACGACCATGTACGAGCTGGGCTTCCGGCAGGGCCTGGGCGACTTCGTCGTGGACGTGACGGCCTACAACCGCGACATCCGCAACTGGGTCTCCACATCGGTCATCCTGCAGACGGCCCGGCCCGGCGTCAACTACACCATCTTCACCAACCGCGACTATGCCAACACGCGCGGCGTGACGCTGACGTTCAAGCGCCACTTCCGGGATCACTACGGCTTCGACATCAACTACACGTTTCAGGTGGTCGAAGGGTCGAACTCGAACCCGGCTGACGAGCTGATCGCGCTGCGCAACAACCAGGAGCCGTCGCTGCAATTGCTGCCGCTGAACTGGGACCAGCGGCACAAGGTGGCCGGGGCCATCTACTACGGGCGGGAGAACTGGGGCGGGGCGCTGCGCTTCCGGCTCGAGTCGGGCTTCCCCTACACCCCCTTCTTCCCCGAGGCGGCCCTCTTCGGCAACGACGTGCCGCCCGAGTTTCCGACCAACTCGCGCCGCATGCCGTGGACGTTCGAACTCGATCTCAACTTCCAGAAGACGTTCGACCTGGGCGTCGTCCGGCCCCGGCTCTTCGTCGAAGTCTTCAACCTGCTCGACACCCGCAACGTGCAGGCCGTCTTCGCCGACACCGGCAAGCCGGACGTGACCGTCACCC